A region from the Cannabis sativa cultivar Pink pepper isolate KNU-18-1 chromosome 9, ASM2916894v1, whole genome shotgun sequence genome encodes:
- the LOC115723177 gene encoding small ribosomal subunit protein uS2m: MAWRPLHSIVIQKLLSTNAQLGRRVVADHMKVFTYGKRNDLAVMDSDKTLICLRNAAEFMASLAQQKGKFMFVNTNPLFDEIIEQMTKKIGCYSPSMNSLWRTGGFLTNSYSPKKFRSRNKKLCFGPTQAPDCLVVFDSERKSSVILEAHRLRIPIVSLVDSAMPLDYYSKITYPVPANDSIQFVYLFCNLITKTFLLQSGQDKDQKLLTSA; the protein is encoded by the exons ATGGCGTGGCGGCCGCTGCACTCGATCGTCATCCAGAAACTACTGAGCACGAACGCACAGTTAGGGAGGCGTGTGGTGGCTGACCATATGAAGGTATTCACTTACGGCAAACGAAATGACTTAGCCGTTATGGACTCAGATAAAACCCTAATCTGTCTCCGCAACGCCGCCGAATTTATGGCCTCCCTGGCACAGCAGAAGGGAAAGTTCATGTTCGTGAACACAAATCCACTCTTTGACGAGATTATTGAGCAGATGACGAAGAAGATCGGGTGTTATTCTCCTTCGATGAACTCTCTATGGCGAACCGGTGGGTTTCTTACTAATAGTTACAGTCCTAAGAAGTTCAGGTCTCGTAACAAGAAGCTCTGCTTTGGTCCTACACAGGCTCCAGATTGCCTCGTCGTTTTCGATTCTGAGCGTAAATCTTCTGTTATCCTTGAAGCTCATCGTCTTCGGATTCCAATCGTATCGCTCGTCGACTCTGCTATGCCGTTGGATTACTACTCGAAGATCACCTATCCCGTTCCAGCCAATGACTCCATTCAGTTTGTTTATCTCTTCTGTAATCTCATTACTAAGACCTTTCTTCTTCAGAG TGGCCAGGATAAGGATCAAAAGCTTCTAACTTCTGCTTGA